The proteins below are encoded in one region of Sideroxydans lithotrophicus ES-1:
- the rplW gene encoding 50S ribosomal protein L23, producing MSTQKFNDERLLNILLAPQISEKATFVAEKNEQVIFRVASDATKPEVKAAVEKLFNVTVDSVQISNVKGKQKRFGRYMGSRKDWKKAYVCLAPGQEINFAASEQG from the coding sequence ATGAGCACACAAAAATTCAATGATGAGCGCTTGCTGAACATATTGCTGGCTCCGCAGATTTCCGAAAAAGCGACATTCGTGGCGGAAAAGAACGAGCAGGTGATCTTCCGTGTGGCATCCGATGCGACCAAGCCGGAAGTCAAGGCGGCGGTCGAAAAGTTGTTCAACGTTACAGTTGACAGCGTTCAGATCAGCAACGTCAAGGGAAAGCAAAAGCGTTTTGGCCGCTATATGGGCAGCCGCAAGGACTGGAAGAAGGCTTATGTGTGTCTGGCTCCAGGTCAGGAAATCAACTTTGCTGCAAGCGAGCAGGGGTAA
- the rplC gene encoding 50S ribosomal protein L3, protein MSLGLVGRKIGMTRIFTDDGTSLPVTVLDVSNNRVTQIKTAATDGYSAVQVAYGTRRASRVTKAAAGHFAKAGVEAGSVLKEFTATPEQLSSLTLGGKVGVDMFQVGQKVDVTGVTIGKGYAGTIKRYHFKSGRATHGNSKSHNVPGSIGMAQDPGRVFPGKRMTGHLGDVQRTVQNLKIVRIDADRQLLLVMGAVPGAPGGDVIVRPAVKAGA, encoded by the coding sequence ATGAGTTTAGGACTTGTCGGTCGCAAGATTGGCATGACCCGCATCTTTACCGACGACGGTACATCGTTGCCGGTGACGGTGCTGGACGTGTCCAACAATCGTGTCACCCAAATCAAGACTGCTGCCACGGATGGTTACAGTGCAGTGCAGGTCGCGTACGGTACGCGTCGTGCCAGTCGCGTGACCAAGGCAGCGGCTGGGCACTTTGCCAAAGCCGGCGTGGAAGCTGGTAGCGTGCTGAAAGAATTCACCGCTACGCCGGAACAACTGTCCAGCCTGACGCTGGGTGGAAAAGTTGGCGTGGATATGTTTCAGGTTGGCCAGAAAGTTGACGTAACGGGCGTGACGATCGGTAAAGGCTATGCCGGTACCATCAAGCGTTACCACTTCAAGTCCGGTCGCGCCACACACGGTAATTCCAAGTCGCATAACGTGCCAGGCTCTATCGGTATGGCGCAGGATCCGGGGCGCGTGTTCCCGGGCAAGCGCATGACCGGTCATCTGGGGGATGTGCAGCGTACCGTGCAAAATCTCAAAATCGTTCGTATCGATGCAGATCGCCAGTTGCTTCTGGTGATGGGCGCCGTCCCGGGTGCTCCCGGTGGCGACGTGATCGTGCGTCCGGCAGTGAAAGCGGGGGCATAA
- the rplD gene encoding 50S ribosomal protein L4 codes for MELKVINENGKAGASINASDDLFGREYNETLVHQLVTAYQANARSANSKQKGRSEIAKSTRKPFAQKGTGRARAGMASSPLWRGGGKIFPNSPDQNYTQKINRKMYRAGLASIYSQLVRDGRLSVVDALSVDAPKTKLLAQKIKAMGLDRVLIITDSMDENLYLSSRNLPNVLVVEAHQADPVSLVRFPQVVVTRGALAKIEELLA; via the coding sequence ATGGAACTGAAAGTCATCAACGAAAACGGCAAGGCAGGCGCGAGCATCAACGCATCTGACGACCTGTTCGGTCGTGAATACAACGAGACGCTTGTGCATCAGCTGGTAACGGCTTATCAAGCCAATGCCCGCTCTGCCAACAGCAAGCAAAAAGGTCGTAGCGAAATCGCCAAGTCCACGCGCAAGCCGTTCGCCCAGAAGGGTACCGGACGTGCGCGTGCAGGTATGGCTTCCAGCCCTTTGTGGCGCGGAGGCGGCAAGATTTTCCCGAACAGCCCGGATCAAAATTACACGCAAAAGATCAACCGCAAGATGTATCGCGCGGGTCTGGCTTCCATCTATTCGCAACTTGTGCGCGATGGTCGTTTGAGCGTGGTCGATGCGCTGTCGGTCGATGCTCCCAAGACAAAATTGCTGGCGCAGAAGATCAAAGCCATGGGTCTGGATCGCGTGCTCATCATTACTGATAGCATGGATGAAAATCTGTATTTGTCGTCGCGCAATCTGCCGAATGTGCTGGTGGTCGAAGCGCATCAGGCTGATCCGGTCAGTCTGGTGCGTTTCCCGCAAGTAGTGGTGACACGCGGCGCTCTTGCAAAAATCGAGGAGTTGCTGGCATGA
- the rpsJ gene encoding 30S ribosomal protein S10: MQSQKIRIRLKAFDYRLIDQSALQIVDTAKRTGAVVKGPVPLPTKIERIDVLRSPHVNKTSRDQFEIRTHLRLMDIMDPTDKTVDALMKLDLPAGVDVEIKLQ; this comes from the coding sequence ATGCAAAGTCAAAAAATTCGCATCCGCCTGAAGGCGTTCGACTATCGTTTGATCGACCAGTCCGCGTTGCAAATCGTGGATACGGCGAAACGTACAGGCGCTGTGGTGAAGGGGCCGGTTCCCTTGCCAACCAAGATAGAGCGCATCGATGTGCTGCGTTCTCCGCACGTGAATAAGACTTCGCGCGACCAGTTTGAAATCCGCACTCACTTGCGCCTGATGGATATCATGGATCCAACCGATAAGACTGTGGATGCCCTGATGAAGCTGGACCTTCCGGCTGGCGTGGATGTAGAGATAAAGTTGCAGTAA
- the tuf gene encoding elongation factor Tu: MAKSKFERTKPHVNVGTIGHVDHGKTTLTAAITTVLSKKFGGEAKAYDQIDAAPEEKARGITINTAHVEYETATRHYAHVDCPGHADYVKNMITGAAQMDGAILVVSAADGPMPQTREHILLARQVGVPYIIVFLNKCDMVDDAELLELVEMEVRELLSKYDFPGDDIPIIKGSALKAVEGDTGELGEGAIMKLAEALDTYIPTPERAIDGAFLMPVEDVFSISGRGTVVTGRIERGIVKVGDELEIVGIKPTLKTTCTGVEMFRKLLDQGQAGDNVGVLLRGTKREEVERGQVLSKPGSITPHTKFTAEIYVLGKDEGGRHTPFFQGYRPQFYFRTTDVTGAVELPAGTEMVMPGDNVSITVNLINPIAMEEGLRFAIREGGRTVGAGVVAKIIE, encoded by the coding sequence ATGGCAAAGAGCAAATTTGAACGTACGAAGCCGCACGTGAACGTAGGGACGATTGGTCACGTAGACCACGGCAAGACCACCCTGACAGCGGCGATCACCACTGTATTGTCGAAGAAGTTTGGCGGCGAAGCCAAGGCTTACGACCAGATCGATGCTGCGCCGGAAGAAAAGGCGCGTGGTATCACCATTAATACCGCCCACGTCGAATACGAGACAGCGACCCGCCACTACGCGCACGTTGACTGCCCTGGCCACGCCGACTACGTCAAGAACATGATCACCGGTGCTGCCCAGATGGACGGCGCCATCCTCGTGGTATCCGCAGCCGACGGCCCGATGCCGCAGACCCGCGAACACATCCTGCTGGCACGCCAAGTTGGCGTACCTTACATCATCGTCTTCCTGAACAAATGCGACATGGTGGATGATGCCGAACTGCTGGAACTGGTCGAAATGGAAGTGCGCGAACTGCTGTCCAAATACGACTTCCCTGGCGACGACATCCCCATCATCAAAGGCTCTGCACTGAAAGCCGTCGAAGGCGACACCGGCGAACTGGGCGAAGGCGCCATCATGAAACTGGCCGAAGCCCTGGACACCTACATCCCGACACCGGAGCGCGCCATCGACGGCGCCTTCCTGATGCCCGTGGAAGACGTATTCTCCATCTCCGGTCGTGGTACCGTGGTGACCGGTCGTATCGAGCGCGGCATCGTCAAGGTTGGCGACGAACTCGAGATCGTCGGCATCAAGCCCACCCTGAAGACCACCTGCACCGGCGTCGAAATGTTCCGCAAACTGCTCGACCAGGGTCAGGCGGGCGACAACGTCGGCGTACTGCTGCGCGGCACCAAGCGTGAAGAAGTCGAGCGCGGCCAAGTGCTGTCCAAGCCCGGCTCCATCACCCCGCACACCAAGTTCACTGCCGAGATCTACGTGCTAGGCAAGGACGAAGGTGGTCGTCATACCCCGTTCTTCCAGGGGTACCGTCCGCAGTTCTACTTCCGTACCACCGACGTGACCGGAGCGGTTGAATTGCCGGCAGGCACTGAAATGGTGATGCCTGGCGACAACGTCAGCATCACGGTGAACCTGATCAACCCGATCGCGATGGAAGAAGGTTTGCGCTTCGCGATCCGCGAGGGCGGTCGTACCGTCGGCGCAGGTGTGGTTGCCAAGATCATCGAGTAA